TCGGTGCGAACGGCCTACTTGGCAGTAACGTAATACGTGTGGGGTTGGAGAGGGGATGGAATGTCAGTGGAACGTACAACTCGGTGCGACCAAGATTCGATATTCCCCTATTACAGTTCGATCTCGAGGAATATGAGTTATTTAATCAAGTAATCGTAGAACACGAACCAGATGTAGTAGTTAATTGTGCAGCAATGACGGATGTCAACACATGTGAGATTGAATCAAAGAAAGCTAATTTACTCAACGGCGAGGCACCGGGTGGAATAGCTGCAGATTGCAAGACATACGGCATTGACTTTGTGCATGTCTCAACTGATTACGTCTTCAATGGCGAAGCCGATCAACCGTACGACGAAATTGCGTCGCCCGACCCGCTACAGGCGTACGGGAAATCGAAGCTAGCAGGCGAACAGGCTGTGAACCTGGAGTACCCGACCGCCCTTGTAGCACGTCTATCGTTCGTCTGGGGAATACACCGAAATACGGGAGCGCTTGCGGGCTTTCCATCATGGGTGCGCACGAAGATAAATTCCGAAGAACCGGTTTCACTGTACACGGATCAGTGGGTGACGCCAACGCGCGCCGGACAGGCGGCGGAGACGCTGCTTGATCTCGTTGAGAAGGACAGAGACAAATATTATCACATGGCCTGCCAGTCTTGTGTGACACCGTATGAGTTCGGCGCCGTCATTGCTGATCAGATGGGGAAGAACACGGACCTCCTAAGTGAGGGATCAGTGGACGAAACTGATCAGGTGGCACCTCGACCGACGTATACCTGTATGGATGTTGATAGAGTTGAGGATGCGCTCGGAAGGGAACAACCGACATTACAGGACGATGTTGATGCTGTTTGGGATAGAGTCAGCTAGAGTCTATAGCGATCCATGTGCTCAAGAAAGTATTCTTGGGCCTCCTTGGGAAGGTTGTCGAAACGGATAATTGCCTGACAGTCCAACCCAGGACACTTCATTACCCGATTCGATTCGAGTTCGTTCGCTGCGATCACGGTTCCACAGGACGGACAGGTGTATGTTATGATCCGCATTCCTAAAGCCAGAGTTGGGAGTTCTCCCCGACCACTAGACGTTGACCCTCCGGAAGTAGTTTTGCCGCACCCTCAACGGTCACGTTTTGACCAAGCAGGCTGTCGACGATTCGACCCGAAGTAGTGATCTGTGAGTCTCCGATGACAACGCTGTTCTCGATATGGATTTCCTGAAGCGTGGTATTTGGACCAATAGATGTGTACGGTCCCACGTAGGTCCCGTTCTTGATCGTGGTGTTCTCGGCGACGGAGACTGGACCTCGGACGACTGCACCCTCTTTTATTGTCGATGACTCCGCGAGTTCGATGCACCCCTGCGTTTCGGCGCCCGCTTCCACGATACCGCTGGTGACGAGCTCCCGCTCTTCGAGGACGAGCCGGTTGGCCTCCAGAATATCTTTGGGTTTACCAGTATCTTTCCACCACCCGGTAACGGTGTGTGAGTCGATGGCATAACCACCCTCAAGCAGAGCCTGAATCGCGTCGGTGATCTCCAGTTCACCTCGCCAAGACGGTTTCAGGCGTTCGATAACATCGAATACCTCTGGCGAGAAAACGTACATACCGATGAGTGCAAGATTTGTCGGGGGTTCGTCGGGTTTTTCAATGAGTGCTGTAACGTTTCCTTGACTGTCGATATCCGCGATGCCGAACTGCTCAGGGTTCTCCACTTTTTGAAGCGCGATTCCGGCACCGTACTTACCGTTCTTAAAACTCTCGACGAGTTCCACGACACCGTCTTTGAGAATGTTATCGCCGAGATACACCACAAAGTCATCATCACCGACAAAATCTTGAGCACAACCTGTGGCGTGCGCGATTCCAAGTGGATTACCTTGAATGATATACGTAATCTCGACGCCGTAGCTGGACCCGTCCCCGAGGAGATCTTGAATCTCTACACGACCTTTGTTGCCGAGAACTATCCCGATCTCAGTTATACCCGCATCCCTGAGGTCCTCAACGGCATACTCAAGTACTGGCTTGTTCGCGACGGGGACCAGTTGCTTCGGACCAGTGTGTGTGATCGGCCGGAGTCGAGAACCAGTTCCGCCGGACAACAGAACACCTTTCATTGATTATCCACTCACCTCTTCGTCCCAATCTAAAGGGATTCTATCCGTGTCGTATGGTAGGCGTTCCTCGTCCGGGTTGTCATAATCGTAGAGGGTCGTCGGGAAGTTAAGCAAAAAGGCGGGTTCGTCCCCGATCGCTTTGAACCCGTGCCAGCAGTCTCCCGGGATCCGGACGACCTGCTGGCTGTGTTCTCCTATGATGAACGTCTCCAACTCCCCTTGGGTCGGAGAACCGTCTCGGTCGTCGTAGATCCCGATTTTAATCCGGCCGTTCGGACAGACGAAGTGGTCGATCTGACCGTAGTTGTGTCGGTGCCAGGCCCTGGTAATCCCCGGATACGTCATAGAGTAGTACGACATGGCTGGTTCTGGATCATATTCATCCCAGTCTCTCCGGAATACTTCGACCAGATGCCCGCGCTCGTCAGCATTCACTTTCAATTCTCGAGCCTCAACGCCGTCGATCATATATTGACAATAATCATATTACACTCATCCCCTTTTCGGTGCCTATCTGGGTGCTGTCTTTCTCTCTACCCAGCGCACTTGATCCCGAACCGGTTCTTGCTGTGACCACCCATTCATAGTGATTACTGCGAATAGTTTTCTGGATGGTCTCGATAGACGCCTGTTCTGCGGTTCACACCACGGACACCATCGTCACAGAGGTAAAGAATCGCAGTAATCACTATCAGGGTCGGGTTCGGCATATCGGTTCAATTGCTCTGTGCCTGAGTTACATATAGATCCGCGTACGTCCCGTCGTCTTCAACTAGCTCGGTGTGCGTCCCCGTCTCCGAGATCTCACCATCCTCGACTGTGTAGATCCGATCCGCGTTCACGATCGTCGACAACCGGTGGGCGATCACGAACATCGCGTAGTCACGGTCCATCGCCTCGATGGCTTGATGAACCGTTTCTTCGATGTTGGAGTCCAGATCGCTCGTCGCTTCGTCCAGCACGAGGAAGTCGGCGTCTTTCAGTAGTGCCCGCGCCAGTGCTACTCGCTGTTTCTGGCCACCAGACAACCGAACACCATCATCGCCCAATTGCGTCTCGTAGCCGTTCGGGAGGTCGTTCAGGAACTCCGTAACTTGGGCGATCTCGCAGACGCGTTCGATCTCCCGGCGACTCGCTTGCCGGTCAGCTACAGTCACGTTCGCCCGGAGGGTATCGTTGAAGATGTAGGGATGTTGGCGAACAACCGACACGCGCTCGCGCCATTCGTCCACATCCATCTCGTCTATCGGCCGGCCGTCGGCCAGGATCCGGCCATCATCGGGTTCGTACATCCGAGTCAGCAACGAGACGACTGTCGACTTACCGGCGCCGGAGGGGCCAACGAACGCGACGAACTCGCCGCGGTCGGCCGAGAACGAGAGGCCATCGAAAATCTGCTCACCGGTGTCGTAGGAGAACTCCACGCCCTGGAAATCTACCGTGTCGACGGGATTCGGGACTGGAGCGTCATCGCCTACCGACTCCCGACGCGCGTCAAGTTCATCGATGAATGACTGGGTCCGAGCGAGGTGCGGCAGGTCACTCTCGATCTGATAGACGATGTTGTTGAGCGTGCTGACCCGAGGTGCAAGCCGAAACATCGCAAACAGGAACACACCGAGCGAGGCCAGGGACATCGAGGCGATTGCGAGCGCGGCGTAGATCAACACGAACACCGTGATCGCAGTGAGCAACTGGTAGATGTTGTCCAATGCGGCCTCATTACGCCGAAGTTTGATCTGTGACCCGGCAACCTGGTCGGCCGCGGCGTGAAAATCCGAGAACAGTTCGCCGGTCATCCCAAACAACTTCACGTCGCGAACCCCCTGGGTCCCAGCCTGAGCGGCAGTCTGTAGCCGTTCGTTGGCTTCAGCGACGCGGCTGCCGATGTCGTATCCCGACTCGACCACCGACCGGAGCACGAACGTGATCAGACCGAGCACGATCGCTGCGGCGACAGTCAAGCCTGGCGCGAGGTACAGTGCGACGCCGAGGTATATCAGGCTGAGCAACCCTTGCTCGACGAACCGAATTATCCGCTGTATTACCCGCCCAGCGTAGCTCGCCTGCGTGACGATCGCGTTCAGGATCTCGTCGGATCCCTGCTGGTCGAAATAGCTGACCTCGGCGTCAAGCGCCCTCTCGAAGGACATCGTCTGTAGCTCCCTGACGTAATCGGTCCGTAGCGCTGCTCTGAGCCAGTGAACGAGAAAGCTCGACGTGTACCGCAACGTCATCACGACTGCGACGCCGACCACGACAGTCTCCAAGGTCAGCGGCAGTCCGACGACCTCGTAGGCGGTAACGAACACACGTAGGATCCCGTCGGCCGACTCCACAGCGGCCGGGTCGCGTGCGAGTTCGATGATCGGCAGCAGGAAACTCAGTCCGATCCCTTCGAGCACCGCGGCGAAGAAACTGACGAGGAGGATACCGGTAGAGAAGGCAGGCCTGTACAGGGCCACGCGGTACAGCGCCCGCAGTTTGTCTCGAATGGGGAGTTCGTCGCTCATCGATAGTTGGAGCGTCTGTATGTGGTCGAATGCAGTTAATAAGCGATGTGATTGTGCCGTTTGAATCCACTCGGCAACCGCCATAGACCTCTCAGAGACCGGCTACTCGACCGTCACGCTCTTGGCCAGGTTCCGCGGCTTGTCGATCGACCGTCCGAGCTTGTCCGCCACGTGGTACGACACCAGCTGCAACTGCACGTTGGCCAACACGGCAGCCGCTTGCGGATGCGTCTCGGGCACCTCTAACACCGCATCGGCGTACCGACCCACGTCGGACTGCCCGTCCGTAACCGCAACCACCGGAGCGTCCCGAGCTTCCACTTCCTTCACGTTCCCGATGGTCTTGCGGGCCATCTCCCCGTCGCCGGTAACGACCGCGAACACGGGCGTCTCTCCCGTCACCAGCGCCAGCGGCCCGTGCTTCAACTCTCCGGCGGCGAACCCTTCGGCGTGCTTGTAGGTGATCTCCTTCATTTTCAGCGCGCCCTCGAGCGCCACGGGGTACTGCAGGCCGCGGCCGATGAAGAAGTAGGCGTCGCTGTCGACGTACTCGCCGGCCACGGACTCCGCGCGCGAATCGTCTAGGATCGCCTGGATGTTGCTGGGCAGGTCGCGCAACGCGCCGATGACCTCACGCACGTCGTCCACCCGCGTCGTCCCCAGAGAAAAGAGGTTCAGAGCGACCAGCTGCGACGCGAACGTCTTCGACGCCGCGACGCCGATCTCCGGGCCGGCCCTGATATACAGCGCGTGGTCGCACTCCCGCGCCGCGGTCGACCCCACGGTGTTCGTCACGGCGAGCGTCCGCGCGCCACGCTTGCGCGCCTCCCGGAGCGCCGAGAGCGTGTCGGCGGTCTCGCCGCTCTGGGTCACACCGACCACGAGCGCGTCGCCGATCGGCGGCGGCGAGGTGGCGTACTCGCTAGCGAGGAACGCGTGGGCCGGGATCCCCGCGT
This DNA window, taken from Halosimplex litoreum, encodes the following:
- a CDS encoding ABC transporter ATP-binding protein is translated as MSDELPIRDKLRALYRVALYRPAFSTGILLVSFFAAVLEGIGLSFLLPIIELARDPAAVESADGILRVFVTAYEVVGLPLTLETVVVGVAVVMTLRYTSSFLVHWLRAALRTDYVRELQTMSFERALDAEVSYFDQQGSDEILNAIVTQASYAGRVIQRIIRFVEQGLLSLIYLGVALYLAPGLTVAAAIVLGLITFVLRSVVESGYDIGSRVAEANERLQTAAQAGTQGVRDVKLFGMTGELFSDFHAAADQVAGSQIKLRRNEAALDNIYQLLTAITVFVLIYAALAIASMSLASLGVFLFAMFRLAPRVSTLNNIVYQIESDLPHLARTQSFIDELDARRESVGDDAPVPNPVDTVDFQGVEFSYDTGEQIFDGLSFSADRGEFVAFVGPSGAGKSTVVSLLTRMYEPDDGRILADGRPIDEMDVDEWRERVSVVRQHPYIFNDTLRANVTVADRQASRREIERVCEIAQVTEFLNDLPNGYETQLGDDGVRLSGGQKQRVALARALLKDADFLVLDEATSDLDSNIEETVHQAIEAMDRDYAMFVIAHRLSTIVNADRIYTVEDGEISETGTHTELVEDDGTYADLYVTQAQSN
- a CDS encoding dTDP-4-dehydrorhamnose 3,5-epimerase family protein encodes the protein MIDGVEARELKVNADERGHLVEVFRRDWDEYDPEPAMSYYSMTYPGITRAWHRHNYGQIDHFVCPNGRIKIGIYDDRDGSPTQGELETFIIGEHSQQVVRIPGDCWHGFKAIGDEPAFLLNFPTTLYDYDNPDEERLPYDTDRIPLDWDEEVSG
- a CDS encoding SDR family oxidoreductase, producing MNLLVVGANGLLGSNVIRVGLERGWNVSGTYNSVRPRFDIPLLQFDLEEYELFNQVIVEHEPDVVVNCAAMTDVNTCEIESKKANLLNGEAPGGIAADCKTYGIDFVHVSTDYVFNGEADQPYDEIASPDPLQAYGKSKLAGEQAVNLEYPTALVARLSFVWGIHRNTGALAGFPSWVRTKINSEEPVSLYTDQWVTPTRAGQAAETLLDLVEKDRDKYYHMACQSCVTPYEFGAVIADQMGKNTDLLSEGSVDETDQVAPRPTYTCMDVDRVEDALGREQPTLQDDVDAVWDRVS
- a CDS encoding glucose-1-phosphate thymidylyltransferase → MKGVLLSGGTGSRLRPITHTGPKQLVPVANKPVLEYAVEDLRDAGITEIGIVLGNKGRVEIQDLLGDGSSYGVEITYIIQGNPLGIAHATGCAQDFVGDDDFVVYLGDNILKDGVVELVESFKNGKYGAGIALQKVENPEQFGIADIDSQGNVTALIEKPDEPPTNLALIGMYVFSPEVFDVIERLKPSWRGELEITDAIQALLEGGYAIDSHTVTGWWKDTGKPKDILEANRLVLEERELVTSGIVEAGAETQGCIELAESSTIKEGAVVRGPVSVAENTTIKNGTYVGPYTSIGPNTTLQEIHIENSVVIGDSQITTSGRIVDSLLGQNVTVEGAAKLLPEGQRLVVGENSQLWL